A genomic window from Pseudomonadota bacterium includes:
- a CDS encoding YhcH/YjgK/YiaL family protein produces the protein MIYDSLIYFHKYLPIHPLFKVVLNFINNNNLSDINVGKIDIDQGVYALIVEYTTNDIESRFIECHTQYIDIQIVVAGIEQIGICNKKECKIIGTYNEENDYEKLEGKIDLITLKNGYFTVFYPQDGHVVGLKIRNKEDVVKKVVFKVPV, from the coding sequence ATGATTTATGATTCTTTAATATATTTTCATAAATATTTACCGATCCACCCTTTATTCAAAGTCGTTTTAAATTTTATCAACAACAATAATTTGTCAGATATTAATGTTGGCAAAATCGATATTGATCAAGGCGTATATGCGCTTATTGTCGAATACACAACAAACGATATTGAAAGCAGATTCATAGAATGCCACACACAGTATATAGATATACAAATTGTTGTTGCCGGCATTGAACAAATAGGTATTTGCAACAAAAAAGAATGCAAAATCATCGGCACATATAATGAAGAAAATGATTACGAAAAACTTGAAGGCAAGATAGATTTGATTACTTTAAAAAACGGATACTTTACCGTATTTTATCCTCAAGATGGTCATGTTGTAGGGCTAAAAATTCGTAACAAAGAGGATGTAGTTAAGAAAGTTGTATTCAAGGTTCCAGTGTGA
- a CDS encoding DUF1311 domain-containing protein, whose protein sequence is MKTIILIGALLCMLCSAFTLSAQDCSKAENTHTIIACHEERYKNADKELNKVYGESMKTLSPAAQQKLKESQRAWLKYRDTGLTLAIELNKDLRSYGDVVIADYKATIVEKRVLELKYLFSGPADPPIKW, encoded by the coding sequence ATGAAAACAATCATATTAATCGGCGCATTACTCTGTATGCTTTGTTCTGCATTCACTCTATCGGCACAGGATTGCAGTAAGGCTGAAAATACTCATACAATCATTGCATGCCATGAAGAACGATATAAAAATGCGGACAAAGAATTGAATAAAGTATATGGAGAATCAATGAAAACCCTTTCTCCTGCAGCACAGCAGAAACTGAAAGAATCCCAGAGGGCGTGGCTGAAATACAGGGATACAGGCCTTACTCTTGCAATAGAACTCAACAAAGACCTGAGGTCCTATGGTGATGTAGTTATAGCTGACTATAAGGCAACTATTGTTGAAAAGAGGGTGTTGGAGCTGAAATATCTTTTTTCAGGACCGGCAGACCCGCCAATCAAATGGTAA